CAAGGGTTACCCGCATTAATTGCCTTCGGTTTAGTTTGCTTAGCTTAAGTAAGTCTGAGCAGCCGATTATGGGTGTAGCGGTCAGTATTTTAGACGACTGATACCAAATAAGCACTGCAAGAATTCAAAAAATTCTTGCAGTGCTTATTTTTTCTGAGTTGGTTAGCCGTTATTTTTTACCAATTACCGTGGTTTCAGCGGTGGCTAAAATATGACCAGCACTCGCTTTATAGAAGCCATTTAACCAATAACCCGGTGCTAGCGGGAGGGTTGTGTCCAAAGCATAGAGGGTGAAAGTATACTCGTGGTCTTGGTTAGGCGGATAGGGACCCACGTAATGTTGTGTGATCTTTAAATCAGTCTCACCCGTAACTCCTCCGGCAGTCGAGTTGTTGCCTTGAACCATTGGCACCACCCCAGTTTGGCTGGCGTTGGCGGGAATCGTTGTTGTTTCGGCAGGTAAGTTGGCGGCAATCCAATGAATCCACGTAAAGCCGCTAACTGGAATCGCATCGTGATCGTAAAAAGCAAAGGCGAGCGTCTGGGTACCAGCGGGCACAGCCGTGATATGAATTGGAAACGAAATAATAGGATGGCCCTTATATTGTTGTTCTGGGGCAGCTTGCTTACTGTA
This genomic window from Lactobacillus sp. CBA3606 contains:
- a CDS encoding YbhB/YbcL family Raf kinase inhibitor-like protein codes for the protein MKVSIPTENGVLAAEYSKQAAPEQQYKGHPIISFPIHITAVPAGTQTLAFAFYDHDAIPVSGFTWIHWIAANLPAETTTIPANASQTGVVPMVQGNNSTAGGVTGETDLKITQHYVGPYPPNQDHEYTFTLYALDTTLPLAPGYWLNGFYKASAGHILATAETTVIGKK